The Lycium barbarum isolate Lr01 chromosome 10, ASM1917538v2, whole genome shotgun sequence genome includes a region encoding these proteins:
- the LOC132613430 gene encoding putative disease resistance protein RGA3 — protein sequence MFLEIRKPVKKLDKIGRYRNAAMMIGRGGFMHTRASVRYTGIVGRDSDRDIVVEMLLKSGNEDTLFVFPIVGVGGIGKTTLAKLVYNDPRIVREDLCENLGMNELQKLVRETLYEKNYLVVLDDVWNEYPVKWNELKKLLIVGSCGSKILVTTRNEAVASLMGTVPAYCLKEVRGKSLILNDCRIFIAYGTDEWKWDDVEDHDMWNSNQDDKIAPALSVSYERLPSNPKVCLAYCSIFPKGCAIEIDKLIQLWVAEGLITAQVEFCTVNSHIQNISDEVRHVAFSDYDLSGKKLPASLVSNQALRTISFSVNGVGPMSTMFVENCIARFMQLKVLDISDSCFDELPSSVGELKYLRYLDVSANGSIKELPDSINELLSLQTLRVSHCARLEGLPKDIGNLISLRHLHITTKQAFLPDKAIGCLSSLRSLFIYSCNNLVSLSEGLQHLTSLRTLAIIGCPRLTFFPSAMKHLTALENLLIVDCEELTLLEWQDIEGLRMVRSLVIGGLPELESKDVHCLGSLQMLVLAGLPQLVTLP from the exons ATGTTTCTTGAAATTCGAAAGCCCGTTAAAAAGTTGGATAAGATAGGCAGGTACAGAAATGCAGCGATGATGATTGGACGTGGGGGTTTTATGCATACTCGTGCATCTGTGCGTTACACTGGTATTGTAGGGAGGGACTCTGATAGAGATATTGTTGTTGAAATGCTTTTAAAATCAGGAAATGAAGATACCCTTTTTGTATTTCCCATTGTTGGAGTTGGAGGAATTGGAAAAACTACTCTTGCAAAACTGGTGTATAATGATCCAAGGATAG TTAGAGAAGATTTGTGTGAGAATCTTGGTATGAATGAACTGCAGAAACTCGTTCGTGAGACATTGTATGAAAAGAATTATTTGGTTGTTTTAGATGATGTATGGAATGAGTACCCGgtgaagtggaatgaattgaagAAGTTGTTGATTGTGGGTTCTTGTGGAAGCAAGATTCTTGTAACTACTCGGAACGAAGCAGTAGCTTCGTTAATGGGAACCGTTCCTGCATACTGTTTGAAAG AAGTGCGAGGGAAATCCCTTATTCTTAATGACTGTAGGATTTTCATTGCGTATGGAACTGATGAATGGAAGTGGGATGATGTTGAAGATCATGATATGTGGAACTCAAATCAGGATGACAAAATTGCACCTGCACTAAGTGTGAGCTACGAGCGATTGCCATCTAATCCCAAAGTTTGTCTTGCTTATTGCTCAATATTTCCCAAGGGCTGTGCGATTGAAATAGATAAATTGATACAGTTGTGGGTAGCAGAGGGACTCATTA CAGCACAGGTTGAATTCTGTACGGTAAATTCTCACATACAAAATATTTCTGATGAGGTCAGACATGTGGCATTTTCTGACTATGATTTGTCAGGCAAGAAACTTCCAGCATCCCTTGTCAGTAACCAGGCATTAAGGACTATATCTTTCTCCGTTAATGGAGTAGGGCCGATGAGTACAATGTTCGTTGAGAACTGCATAGCAAGATTCATGCAACTTAAGGTGCTAGATATCAGTGATTCATGTTTTGATGAGCTGCCTAGCTCCGTTGGCGAATTGAAGTATTTAAGATATCTTGACGTAAGTGCCAATGGTAGCATTAAAGAATTACCTGATTCAATTAACGAGTTGCTGAGCTTACAAACACTGCGAGTTTCTCATTGTGCACGACTTGAAGGACTACCTAAAGATATTGGAAACTTGATCAGTCTAAGACACTTGCATATAACCACCAAGCAAGCCTTTTTGCCTGATAAAGCAATTGGCTGCTTATCATCTCTTCGTTCTTTGTTTATTTACAGCTGCAACAATCTCGTATCTTTGTCTGAAGGTCTGCAACATCTGACTAGCCTTCGCACACTGGCAATTATTGGCTGCCCAAGACTGACCTTTTTCCCAAGTGCTATGAAACACCTTACTGCTCTGGAGAATCTGTTGATTGTTGACTGTGAAGAGCTGACATTGTTGGAGTGGCAAGATATCGAAGGACTTAGGATGGTCCGGTCATTGGTTATTGGAGGCTTACCCGAATTGGAGTCAAAAGATGTTCATTGCCTTGGGAGCCTTCAGATGTTGGTGCTTGCTGGTTTACCACAATTAGTTACTTTGCCCTGA
- the LOC132614303 gene encoding protein DUF642 L-GALACTONO-1,4-LACTONE-RESPONSIVE GENE 2-like, producing MYVVETFFFSPSFCTKMASLFSLSSVLIFFLYISFASATVLNDILENGDFEEGPKSSDLKKTVIIGKYSLPEWEISGIVEWVSAGPQPGGFYFPIPRGIHAVRLGNEAAISQYVNVKPRAIYSLTFGATRTCAQNEVLRVSAGSMSSDLPIQTLYSADGSDTYAWAFETTSDFVKIAFHNPGNQEDPTCGPLIDHVAIKEMRPITYTKGNLVKNGGFEAGPHVYKNFSTGVLILPLKQHKYSPIPGWMVQFVKPVKYIDSKNFLVHSGSAAVELIGGRETGIAQIVRTVPKQFYNLTFTIGDAKNDCHGSMTVKAFGGKASTQVSFVSKGKGWFKTASLEFQADKTRTTIAFYSPYYHTKIDNSGHMCGPVIDDVSLVHVRK from the exons ATGTACGTAGTTGAGACTTTCTTCTTTTCACCAAGTTTTTGTACTAAAATGGCTTCCCTTTTCTCTCTTtcttctgtactcattttctttttgtaCATCAGCTTTGCTTCTGCAACTGTTCTTAATG ATATACTGGAAAATGGAGACTTTGAGGAAGGGCCAAAGTCATCAGATCTAAAGAAAACAGTGATCATTGGCAAATACTCCTTGCCTGAATGGGAAATCAGCGGTATAGTGGAGTGGGTATCCGCTGGGCCTCAGCCAGGCGGCTTCTACTTCCCGATCCCTCGTGGGATCCATGCGGTTCGGTTAGGGAATGAGGCTGCCATCTCTCAGTATGTGAATGTGAAGCCAAGGGCAATATATTCCCTCACATTTGGAGCCACTAGGACTTGTGCTCAAAATGAGGTCCTTAGGGTCTCAGCTGGAAGCATGTCAAGTGATCTTCCCATTCAGACACTGTATAGTGCCGATGGAAGTGACACTTACGCGTGGGCTTTCGAAACAACATCTGATTTTGTTAAGATTGCATTTCACAACCCTGGTAACCAAGAAGATCCAACCTGTGGACCTCTAATAGACCATGTCGCAATCAAGGAAATGCGTCCTATAACATATACTAAAG GTAACTTGgtgaaaaatggtggatttgaaGCTGGTCCGCATGTATACAAGAACTTCTCAACAGGGGTGCTCATATTGCCTTTGAAACAACACAAGTACTCACCAATTCCAGGGTGGATGGTTCAGTTTGTAAAACCAGTGAAATATATTGACTCAAAGAATTTCTTAGTGCATTCAGGAAGTGCAGCTGTTGAATTGATAGGAGGAAGGGAAACAGGCATTGCACAGATCGTAAGAACAGTCCCCAAACAATTCTACAACCTGACTTTCACCATTGGCGATGCAAAGAATGACTGCCATGGATCAATGACAGTTAAAGCATTTGGTGGCAAGGCCAGTACACAAGTTTCCTTTGTATCAAAAGGAAAGGGGTGGTTCAAGACTGCAAGCCTCGAGTTCCAAGCAGATAAAACTAGGACAACAATAGCTTTCTATAGTCCATACTATCACACAAAGATAGATAACTCCGGTCACATGTGTGGACCTGTCATCGATGATGTTAGTCTCGTTCATGTCCGTAAATAA
- the LOC132613882 gene encoding putative disease resistance protein RGA1, with translation MAAVSFLFNIANSILGKLGSHALQECYLIWGVKNELNKLKKTLITIRDVLLDAEEQQSKNHELTTWLEELKDVLYDADDFLDEIQTYVRQNQRVQPKVFLLFFPFKMLIFRYTMSHKVKEIRERLDSIAADKAKFHLAERTVGLEMKRDLTYSFILPSDVVGRRNESEEFVEILMQEGVDDCLSVVSIFGIGGVGKTTLAKLVYRDERIVNHFPLRIWLCASQDFDVTKLARNVVNLASGAPCDSFNVEQVHASLQDALRGKRFLLIIDDVWSRDRSKWLELRSLLMVGASGSKVVVTTRSDYIASMVESVVKYNLKELPHEDCLSLFLKWAFRNGQERHFPNLSKIGEDIVKKCKGVPLAVKSLGSMLYATTDEREWVKVRDDEIWQLKQDSDDILPALRLSYNQLPYYLKQCFAYCSIFPKGQEIASIMLIQLWSAQGLIHSSNESQELEDVGVHYVKELCSRSLFEEVEAYDSFITFKMHDLVHDLAVLVAQTDCCVIKSNTESITEKVRHVTLFSYSPSEESIPEILCKRNRIRTIFAPSEGFERFASLLVGQCISRFKYLRVLDLRHSSLETLPDSIGSMKHLRYIDFSGNNNIQVLPANICKLPNLQTLRLVLCTKFQKLPRELGNLVSLRHLYLTTKEQNLPEKGLGSLALLQSLSIFGCDNLVSLFEGIQKLTKLRTLVIGDCPRLTSLPKGIVHLSALECLMIVNCEELMLSDWQDFEGLKRIRSLVIGGLPHLVALPEWLKGHANSLKFIRISTCPSFVVLPAWLENITSLEKLEITGCPKLSSLPDSMSHLTTLRMLKIQKCPGLTRRCEKDTGEDWSKIAHIQEIHLNDITIHN, from the coding sequence ATGGCAGCAGTATCTTTTCTCTTCAACATTGCAAACTCCATCTTAGGGAAATTAGGATCTCATGCACTTCAAGAATGTTACTTAATTTGGGGTGTCAAAAATGAGCTTAACAAACTCAAGAAAACCTTAATCACCATAAGAGATGTACTCTTGGATGCTGAGGAACAACAATCCAAGAACCATGAGTTAACCACTTGGCTTGAAGAACTTAAAGATGTTCTTTATGATGCTGATGATTTTCTTGATGAAATTCAGACTTATGTGCGACAGAATCAAAGGGTTCAACCAAAGGTTTTTTTGTTATTCTTTCCTTTCAAGATGCTTATTTTTAGATATACAATGAGCCATAAGGTGAAAGAAATTAGGGAGAGATTAGATAGTATTGCAGCTGATAAAGCTAAATTCCACTTAGCTGAGAGGACTGTTGGCTTAGAAATGAAAAGGGATTTGACGTATTCATTTATCCTTCCATCTGATGTTGTTGGAAGGAGGAATGAGAGTGAAGAATTTGTTGAAATTCTAATGCAAGAGGGTGTTGATGATTGTCTCTCTGTGGTATCAATTTTTGGGATTGGAGGTGTGGGGAAAACCACGCTTGCTAAATTAGTGTATAGAGATGAGAGGATAGTAAACCACTTTCCTTTGAGGATTTGGTTATGTGCCTCACAGGATTTTGATGTCACAAAGTTGGCTAGGAACGTTGTTAATTTGGCGAGTGGTGCACCTTGTGACAGTTTTAATGTGGAGCAAGTCCACGCATCGCTTCAAGATGCTTTGAGGGGGAAGAGATTTTTACTCATCATTGATGATGTTTGGAGTCGGGATCGTTCAAAGTGGTTAGAATTGAGAAGTTTGTTAATGGTTGGAGCGAGTGGAAGCAAGGTCGTTGTAACTACTCGTAGTGATTACATTGCCTCGATGGTGGAATCCGTAGTTAAATACAACTTGAAGGAGCTTCCACATGAGGATTGCCTCTCTTTGTTTCTGAAATGGGCGTTTAGGAACGGACAAGAGAGGCATTTTCCAAACCTTTCTAAAATCGGAGAAGATATTGTAAAGAAATGCAAAGGAGTGCCTTTGGCAGTAAAGTCTCTAGGAAGCATGCTGTATGCAACAACCGATGAAAGGGAATGGGTAAAAGTGAGAGACGATGAGATATGGCAACTAAAACAGGACAGTGATGATATCTTACCTGCACTAAGGTTAAGCTATAATCAGTTGCCATATTACTTGAAGCAATGCTTTGCTTACTGTTCAATATTTCCTAAGGGTCAAGAAATCGCCAGCATCATGCTGATTCAGTTGTGGTCGGCTCAAGGGCTGATACATTCTTCTAATGAAAGCCAAGAGTTGGAAGATGTTGGTGTCCACTATGTGAAAGAGTTGTGTTCAAGATCTCTTTTCGAAGAGGTTGAAGCATACGACTCATTCATAACTTTTAAAATGCATGATCTTGTTCATGACCTTGCAGTATTAGTTGCACAAACCGATTGTTGTGTCATAAAAAGCAACACGGAGAGTATAACTGAGAAGGTTCGTCATGTAACACTCTTCAGTTATAGTCCTTCAGAGGAAAGCATTCCGGAAATTCTGTGTAAACGAAATAGAATTCGGACCATATTTGCTCCGTCTGAAGGATTTGAAAGATTTGCTTCTCTTTTGGTTGGTCAATGCATTTCAAGATTCAAGTATTTGCGTGTATTAGATTTACGCCATTCAAGTCTTGAGACGCTGCCAGATTCCATTGGAAGCATGAAGCATCTAAGATACATTGATTTTAGTGGCAACAACAACATCCAGGTGCTTCCCGCAAACATCTGCAAGTTGCCAAATCTGCAAACTTTGCGGCTTGTTCTTTGCACGAAATTTCAGAAATTGCCAAGGGAGCTGGGAAATTTGGTCAGTCTAAGGCATCTGTACTTGACAACCAAAGAGCAGAATTTGCCGGAGAAAGGATTGGGATCCTTGGCTCTTCTTCAATCACTGTCCATATTTGGATGTGACAATCTTGTATCACTATTTGAAGGAATACAGAAGCTCACAAAACTCAGAACTCTAGTTATCGGCGATTGTCCGAGGTTAACTTCTTTGCCAAAGGGCATAGTTCACTTGTCAGCCTTAGAATGCCTTATGATTGTCAACTGTGAAGAGCTTATGTTGTCCGACTGGCAAGATTTCGAGGGACTAAAGAGAATACGTTCACTTGTAATTGGTGGACTTCCACATTTGGTGGCTTTGCCAGAGTGGTTGAAAGGGCATGCTAATAGTCTAAAGTTCATTCGCATCTCGACTTGTCCAAGCTTCGTTGTATTGCCTGCTTGGCTGGAGAACATCACTTCCCTTGAGAAGCTTGAGATTACAGGATGCCCGAAATTGTCATCTCTCCCGGATAGCATGAGTCATCTTACTACATTGAGGATGCTGAAAATTCAAAAATGTCCTGGATTAACTAGAAGATGCGAAAAGGATACAGGAGAGGATTGGTCAAAGATAGCTCACATCCAAGAAATTCATCTCAATGATATCACAATACACAATTAG
- the LOC132613431 gene encoding disease resistance protein RGA2-like → MDLVQESATFPSITMDEKVLLDMLLMKLRSVVNIARALNMEAQLRKLEFFLRSADEYYFYNAEKLKLFFYDAELVIDEYEVWSLQNRLLPSSTSSKIRGFFSYIAYRIRLWLEIRKLVKKLDKIGGHPMMVPQCSIGPYRARGLMHARAFVHYSGIVGRDIDRDKVVEMLLKSGNEATLFVLPIVGVGGIGKTTLAKLVYNDPRIVSHFQLRSWAHVSRVFKVDKLLEQIVESVREDICENLDMNELQNLVQETLYEKNYLIVLDDVWNEDPVKWDELKKLLMVGACGSKILVTTRLEEVASMMGTVPAYCLKGLLSEACLTLFLRKAFERGQSSLYPNLIGIAPDIVQKCEGNPLVLEAVGSSLYKKTEESLWNQVKNHWSWNSNQYDTAALRMIYDELPSNLKVFLAYCSIFPKGSVIEIDKLIQLWVAEGLISQSSNDTEDPEAIGIRYFQELLSRSFFRNVEEYRSVFTSICKLHDLVHDLALSAAGVEFCTVNSHTQNFSDEVRHVAFSDYDLSGKELPASLLNNQALRTISFSVDGIGPMSTLYVENCIARFMQLRVLDMSDSCFDELPSSIGELKYLRYLDISANGSIKELPDSINKLLSLQTLRVSHCAQLEGLPKDIGNLISLRHLHITTKQACFPDKAIGCLSSLRSLFIYSCNNLVSLSEGLQHLTSLRTLAIIGCPRLTFFPSAMKHLTALENLLIVDCEELTLLEWQDIEGLRMLRSLVIGGLPELESKDVQCLRNLQMLVLAGLPELVTLPRWLEGANSTLQYLRVERCPNFAALPKWLENLTSLEKLEIFKCSTLFSSPKGMSCLSNLKVLLPNLKFLQFFFFLSACFTVWIVLLIQIVLISTVKWHSNCFVLWENKLNFLDYHAEVLWSYVAWTLQNVSAPVLDPP, encoded by the exons ATGGATCTTGTTCAAGAATCTGCAACTTTCCCTTCCATCACCATGGATGAGAAGGTTCTACTAGATATGCTTCTAATGAAGTTGCGCTCTGTTGTTAACATTGCAAGGGCTTTGAATATGGAGGCCCAGCTCAGAAAACTAGAGTTCTTTCTTCGATCAGCAGATGAATATTATTTTTATAATGCTGAGAAGCTAAAGCTCTTTTTTTATGATGCTGAACTTGTCATTGACGAGTATGAAGTTTGGTCTTTGCAAAACCGGTTGCTTCCCAGTTCGACATCATCAAAGATCCGTGGTTTTTTCTCTTACATTGCCTATCGAATACGATTGTGGCTTGAAATTCGAAAGCTCGTTAAGAAATTGGATAAGATAGGCGGGCACCCAATGATGGTCCCGCAGTGTAGTATTGGTCCTTATAGAGCAAGAGGGCTTATGCATGCACGTGCATTTGTACATTACTCTGGTATTGTGGGGAGGGACATCGATAGAGATAAGGTTGTTGAAATGCTTTTAAAATCAGGAAATGAAGCTACCCTTTTTGTACTTCCCATTGTTGGAGTAGGAGGCATTGGAAAAACTACTCTTGCAAAATTGGTGTATAATGATCCAAGGATTGTTAGTCATTTTCAATTGCGTTCGTGGGCTCATGTGTCTCGCGTGTTTAAAGTGGATAAATTGCTGGAACAAATTGTGGAGTCAGTTAGAGAAGATATATGTGAGAATCTTGATATGAATGAACTACAGAATCTAGTTCAGGAGACTTTGTATGAAAAGAATTATTTGATTGTTTTAGATGATGTGTGGAATGAGGATCCAGTGAAGTGGGATGAATTGAAGAAGTTGTTGATGGTGGGTGCTTGTGGAAGCAAGATTCTTGTAACTACAAGGTTAGAGGAAGTAGCTTCGATGATGGGGACGGTTCCTGCATACTGTTTGAAGGGTTTATTGAGTGAAGCTTGTCTGACTTTGTTCTTGAGAAAGGCATTTGAACGAGGTCAATCTTCACTATATCCAAATCTCATCGGGATCGCGCCAGATATAGTGCAGAAGTGTGAGGGAAATCCCTTAGTCTTAGAGGCTGTAGGATCTTCATTGTACAAGAAAACTGAGGAATCGCTGTGGAATCAAGTTAAAAATCATTGGAGCTGGAACTCAAATCAGTACGACACAGCTGCTCTGAGAATGATCTATGATGAATTGCCATCTAATCTCAAAGTTTTTCTTGCTTACTGCTCAATATTTCCCAAGGGCAGTGTGATAGAAATAGATAAATTGATACAGTTGTGGGTAGCAGAGGGTCTCATTAGTCAGTCTTCTAATGATACCGAAGATCCTGAGGCCATTGGGATTCGATATTTCCAAGAGTTATTGTCGAGATCCTTTTTTCGAAATGTTGAAGAATATCGTTCCGTTTTTACCTCAATCTGTAAATTGCATGACCTTGTACATGATCTTGCACTGTCAGCAGCAGGGGTTGAATTCTGTACGGTTAATTCTCACACACAAAACTTTTCTGATGAGGTCAGACATGTGGCATTTTCTGACTATGATTTGTCAGGCAAGGAACTGCCAGCATCCCTTCTCAATAACCAGGCATTAAGGACCATATCCTTCTCCGTCGATGGAATAGGGCCAATGAGTACATTATATGTTGAGAACTGCATAGCAAGATTCATGCAACTTAGGGTGCTAGATATGAGTGATTCATGTTTTGATGAGCTGCCTAGCTCTATTGGCGAATTGAAGTACTTAAGATATCTTGACATAAGTGCCAACGGCAGCATTAAAGAATTACCCGATTCGATTAACAAGTTGCTGAGCTTACAGACACTTCGAGTTTCTCATTGTGCACAACTTGAAGGGCTACCTAAAGATATTGGAAATTTGATCAGCCTAAGACACTTGCATATAACCACTAAGCAAGCATGTTTTCCTGATAAAGCAATTGGCTGCTTATCATCTCTTCGTTCTTTGTTTATTTACAGCTGCAACAATCTCGTATCTTTGTCTGAAGGTCTGCAACATCTGACTAGCCTTCGCACTCTGGCAATTATTGGCTGCCCAAGATTGACCTTTTTCCCAAGTGCTATGAAACACCTTACTGCTCTGGAGAATTTGTTGATTGTTGACTGTGAAGAGCTTACATTATTGGAGTGGCAAGATATTGAAGGACTAAGGATGCTTCGGTCATTGGTTATCGGAGGCTTACCTGAGTTGGAATCAAAAGATGTTCAATGTCTCAGGAACCTTCAAATGTTGGTGCTTGCAGGGTTACCAGAGTTGGTTACTTTGCCCCGATGGCTGGAAGGTGCCAATTCTACTCTACAATACCTGAGGGTGGAAAGGTGCCCAAATTTCGCAGCATTGCCAAAGTGGTTGGAAAATCTCACCTCACTTGAAAAACTTGAAATATTCAAGTGCAGTACATTATTTTCATCGCCCAAGGGGATGAGTTGCCTCTCTAACCTGAAGGTACTCCTCCCTAACCTGAAG TTTCTTCAGTTTTTTTTCTTCCTATCTGCTTGTTTCACAGTCTGGATTGTGTTACTTATACAAATTGTTCTTATCTCGACTGTTAAGTGGCACTCTAACTGCTTTGTTTTATGGGAAAATAAGCTGAATTTCTTGGATTATCAT GCAGAAGTACTTTGGAgctatgttgcttggactcttcAAAATGTTTCCGCACCCGTGTTGGATCCTCCATAA
- the LOC132614347 gene encoding protein DUF642 L-GALACTONO-1,4-LACTONE-RESPONSIVE GENE 2-like isoform X2, translated as MIASIAEICNLVKNGGFEVGPHVFKNFSREVLVLPLKQDKYSPIPGWMVQFMKPAKYIDSKHFLVPWGNAAVELIGGRETGIAQIVRTVPTQFYNLTFTIGDANNDCHGSMTVQAFAGKASTEVSFVSQGNGWFKTASLEFQADKTRTTVAFYNPFNHTKIYGFGHVCGPVIDDVSLVHVRK; from the exons atgatAGCAAGTATTGCTGAAATAT GTAACTTGgtgaaaaatggtggatttgaaGTTGGCCCTCATGTATTCAAGAACTTCTCGAGAGAGGTGCTCGTCCTGCCTTTGAAACAAGACAAGTACTCACCAATCCCTGGATGGATGGTTCAGTTCATGAAACCAGCGAAATACATCGACTCGAAGCATTTCTTAGTGCCTTGGGGAAATGCAGCAGTTGAGTTAATAGGAGGAAGGGAAACAGGCATTGCACAGATCGTAAGGACAGTCCCCACGCAATTCTACAACCTGACTTTCACCATTGGCGATGCAAACAATGACTGCCACGGATCAATGACAGTTCAAGCATTCGCTGGCAAGGCGAGTACAGAAGTTTCCTTTGTATCACAAGGAAATGGGTGGTTCAAGACTGCAAGCCTCGAGTTCCAAGCAGATAAAACTAGGACAACAGTAGCTTTCTATAATCCATTCAATCACACAAAGATATATGGCTTTGGTCACGTGTGCGGACCTGTCATCGATGATGTCAGTCTcgttcatgtccgaaaataa
- the LOC132614347 gene encoding protein DUF642 L-GALACTONO-1,4-LACTONE-RESPONSIVE GENE 2-like isoform X1 produces MHGSKAQILPAWKVRTSDKRNLVKNGGFEVGPHVFKNFSREVLVLPLKQDKYSPIPGWMVQFMKPAKYIDSKHFLVPWGNAAVELIGGRETGIAQIVRTVPTQFYNLTFTIGDANNDCHGSMTVQAFAGKASTEVSFVSQGNGWFKTASLEFQADKTRTTVAFYNPFNHTKIYGFGHVCGPVIDDVSLVHVRK; encoded by the exons ATGCATGGGTCCAAAGCTCAAATATTGCCAGCTTGGAAGGTGCGAACTTCCGACAAAC GTAACTTGgtgaaaaatggtggatttgaaGTTGGCCCTCATGTATTCAAGAACTTCTCGAGAGAGGTGCTCGTCCTGCCTTTGAAACAAGACAAGTACTCACCAATCCCTGGATGGATGGTTCAGTTCATGAAACCAGCGAAATACATCGACTCGAAGCATTTCTTAGTGCCTTGGGGAAATGCAGCAGTTGAGTTAATAGGAGGAAGGGAAACAGGCATTGCACAGATCGTAAGGACAGTCCCCACGCAATTCTACAACCTGACTTTCACCATTGGCGATGCAAACAATGACTGCCACGGATCAATGACAGTTCAAGCATTCGCTGGCAAGGCGAGTACAGAAGTTTCCTTTGTATCACAAGGAAATGGGTGGTTCAAGACTGCAAGCCTCGAGTTCCAAGCAGATAAAACTAGGACAACAGTAGCTTTCTATAATCCATTCAATCACACAAAGATATATGGCTTTGGTCACGTGTGCGGACCTGTCATCGATGATGTCAGTCTcgttcatgtccgaaaataa